Proteins encoded together in one Thermomonospora curvata DSM 43183 window:
- a CDS encoding FtsK/SpoIIIE family DNA translocase, with translation MATRASGGAQGSSRTPGSPRTSGTARKAASRTAPAGRAAGTTKTAPVRKTSTGRAAARKGAAARRPAKSGRSSRRPGPLARLIIGFLRLLAGLYRALAGSVGRGVRAYGQGARELDAEHRRDGLGVALLGAAIVLAAVTWFRLQEGVVLIALETVVWGAFGRLAVVLPVVVAVLGYRTLRHPERNRDLGRVVIGASALAICVAGLVHLAAGLPSPAEEMGRVRDAGGVLGWLVAAPLKALFSTWVTVPLLLLGTVFGLLVVTATPVYRIPERLAALKDLVMLRERAGEDPEAGERPEEEPKPKQRRKKTAAARRPSDEDGLDIGEHSKPYDTPVLEERPQDPAPRRDLADDLFEPEPEPFLEQPERRAPALPEVPDPTPAPRHAEQLPLPSPSGDYELPDLSLLRPGTVAKPRTKANDMVVAALTEVLEQFDIDAQVTGFTRGPTITRYEIELGPAVKVEKVTALTKNIAYAVKSADVRIISPIPGKSAIGVEIPNVDKDIVSLGDVLRSPAALNERHPMVVGLGKDVEGRTVVANLAKMPHILIAGATGAGKSTCINGLITSVLMRATPDEVRMVLVDPKRVELTLYQGIPHLITPIITDPKKAAEALQWVVGEMDRRYDDLAASGFRHIDDFNKAVRAGHLKPPPGSERVYEPYPYLLVIVDELADLMMVAPRDVEDAIVRITQLARAAGIHLVLATQRPSVDVVTGLIKANVPSRLAFATSSLADSRVILDQPGAEKLVGQGDALFLPMGASKPMRIQNAYVSEKEIMGVVEHCKKQKEPAYRPEVIESAAPKREIDSDIGDDLELLLQAIELVVTTQFGSTSMLQRKLRVGFAKAGRLMDLMESRGIVGPSEGSKARDVLVKPDDLAETLARVRGGG, from the coding sequence ATGGCCACACGTGCGTCCGGAGGAGCCCAGGGTTCCTCGCGCACCCCTGGAAGCCCGCGCACATCCGGCACCGCGCGTAAGGCCGCGAGCAGGACGGCCCCCGCCGGGCGTGCCGCCGGCACCACCAAGACCGCGCCCGTCCGCAAGACCTCCACCGGGCGCGCCGCGGCCCGCAAGGGCGCCGCGGCGCGCCGGCCGGCCAAGAGCGGGCGGTCCTCCCGCCGCCCGGGGCCGCTCGCCCGGCTGATCATCGGCTTCCTGCGGCTGCTGGCCGGGCTGTACCGGGCGCTGGCGGGCAGCGTGGGCCGGGGGGTCAGGGCCTACGGGCAGGGGGCGCGCGAACTGGACGCCGAGCACCGGCGCGACGGGCTGGGAGTGGCGCTGCTGGGCGCCGCGATCGTGCTGGCCGCGGTCACCTGGTTCCGGCTCCAGGAGGGCGTGGTCCTCATCGCGCTGGAGACGGTGGTGTGGGGCGCCTTCGGCAGGCTCGCCGTGGTGCTGCCGGTCGTGGTGGCCGTCCTGGGATACCGGACGCTGCGCCACCCCGAACGCAACCGCGACCTGGGCCGGGTGGTGATCGGCGCCAGCGCGCTGGCGATCTGCGTGGCGGGCCTGGTCCACCTGGCGGCGGGCCTGCCGTCCCCCGCCGAGGAGATGGGCCGGGTCCGCGACGCCGGCGGGGTGCTGGGCTGGCTGGTGGCGGCCCCGCTCAAGGCGCTGTTCAGCACGTGGGTGACGGTGCCGCTGCTGCTGCTGGGAACCGTCTTCGGCCTCCTGGTGGTCACCGCGACCCCGGTGTACCGCATCCCCGAACGGCTCGCCGCCCTCAAAGACCTGGTGATGCTGCGCGAACGCGCCGGCGAGGACCCGGAGGCGGGCGAGCGGCCCGAGGAAGAGCCCAAGCCCAAGCAGCGGCGCAAGAAGACGGCCGCGGCCCGGCGGCCCTCCGACGAGGACGGCCTGGACATCGGCGAGCACTCCAAGCCGTACGACACCCCCGTCCTGGAGGAGCGCCCGCAGGATCCCGCGCCCCGGCGGGACCTGGCCGACGACCTGTTCGAGCCCGAGCCCGAACCGTTCCTGGAGCAGCCGGAGCGGAGGGCCCCGGCGCTTCCGGAGGTTCCCGACCCGACCCCGGCGCCGCGCCATGCCGAGCAGCTGCCGTTGCCGTCGCCGTCCGGCGACTATGAGCTGCCCGATCTGTCGCTGCTGCGTCCCGGCACCGTGGCCAAGCCCCGCACCAAGGCCAACGACATGGTGGTGGCGGCGCTCACCGAGGTGCTGGAGCAGTTCGACATCGACGCGCAGGTGACCGGGTTCACCCGGGGTCCGACGATCACCCGCTATGAGATCGAGCTGGGCCCGGCGGTGAAGGTGGAGAAGGTCACCGCGCTGACCAAGAACATCGCCTACGCCGTCAAGAGCGCCGATGTGCGGATCATCTCCCCGATCCCCGGCAAATCGGCGATCGGGGTGGAGATTCCCAACGTCGACAAGGACATCGTCAGCCTGGGCGACGTGCTGCGCTCCCCGGCAGCCCTCAACGAGCGGCACCCGATGGTGGTGGGGCTGGGCAAGGACGTCGAGGGCCGCACCGTGGTGGCCAACCTGGCCAAGATGCCGCACATCCTCATCGCCGGGGCCACCGGCGCCGGCAAGTCCACCTGCATCAACGGGCTGATCACCTCGGTGCTGATGCGGGCCACCCCCGATGAGGTGCGGATGGTGCTGGTGGACCCCAAACGGGTCGAGCTGACCCTCTACCAGGGCATCCCGCACCTGATCACCCCCATCATCACCGACCCCAAGAAGGCCGCCGAGGCCCTGCAGTGGGTGGTGGGGGAGATGGACCGCCGTTACGACGACCTGGCGGCCTCGGGCTTCCGCCACATCGACGACTTCAACAAGGCGGTGCGGGCCGGGCACCTGAAGCCGCCGCCCGGCAGCGAACGGGTCTATGAGCCCTACCCCTACCTGCTGGTGATCGTGGACGAGCTGGCCGACCTGATGATGGTGGCGCCCCGGGACGTGGAGGACGCCATCGTCCGCATCACCCAGCTGGCCCGCGCCGCCGGCATCCACCTGGTGCTGGCCACCCAGCGGCCCAGCGTGGACGTGGTCACCGGGCTGATCAAGGCCAACGTGCCCTCCCGGCTGGCGTTCGCCACCAGCTCGCTGGCCGACAGCCGGGTCATCTTGGACCAGCCGGGCGCCGAGAAGCTGGTCGGCCAGGGCGATGCGCTGTTCCTGCCGATGGGCGCCAGCAAGCCGATGCGGATCCAGAACGCCTATGTCTCGGAAAAAGAGATCATGGGCGTGGTGGAGCACTGCAAGAAGCAGAAGGAGCCCGCCTACCGGCCCGAGGTCATCGAGTCCGCCGCCCCCAAGCGGGAGATCGACTCCGACATCGGCGATGACCTGGAACTGCTGCTGCAGGCCATTGAACTGGTCGTCACCACGCAATTCGGCTCCACCTCCATGCTGCAGCGCAAGCTGCGGGTGGGATTCGCCAAGGCGGGCCGGCTGATGGACCTGATGGAAAGCCGCGGCATCGTCGGTCCCAGCGAAGGCTCCAAGGCGCGTGACGTGCTGGTCAAGCCCGACGACCTGGCCGAGACGCTGGCCCGGGTGCGCGGCGGGGGATGA
- a CDS encoding ribonuclease J produces the protein MSHPHPELSSPPALPENGLRIVPLGGLGEIGRNMTVFEFGGRLLIIDCGVLFPEEEQPGVDLILPDFDYIRDRLDQVEAVVLTHGHEDHIGGVPFLLRERADIPLVGSRLTLALIEAKLTEHRLRPVTIGVTEGERRSFGPFDLEFLAVNHSIPDALAVAVRTPAGLVLHTGDFKMDQLPLDGRLTDLGGFARLGAEGIDLLMCDSTNAEVPGFVTSEREIGPVIDEVFRTADERIIVACFASHIHRVQQVLDAAAANGRKVCFVGRSMVRNMGVAGELGYLKVPEGILIEQRQIDDVPPDRLVLVCTGSQGEPMSALSRMANRDHQIRITERDTVMLASSLIPGNETAVNRVINGLTRWGARVIHKGNALVHVSGHASAGELLYVLNLTKPSNFMPIHGEWRHLKANARLAALTGVPEENIVLAEDGVVVDLVDGRASITGAVPAGYVYVDGLSVGEITETSLKDRRILGEEGFVSIVVGVDASTGKVVAGPEIHARGAGIADEDFEEVIERIEEVLQEAAAEGVNELHQLSQLIRRTVGRWVNENYRRRPMIVPVVVEV, from the coding sequence GTGAGCCATCCGCACCCTGAGCTCTCCAGCCCGCCCGCCCTGCCGGAGAACGGACTGCGCATCGTCCCGCTGGGCGGCCTCGGGGAGATCGGCCGCAACATGACGGTGTTCGAGTTCGGCGGGCGGCTGCTCATCATCGACTGCGGCGTGCTGTTCCCCGAGGAGGAGCAGCCGGGCGTCGATCTGATCCTGCCGGACTTCGACTACATCCGGGACCGGCTGGACCAGGTGGAGGCCGTGGTGCTGACCCACGGCCATGAGGACCACATCGGCGGGGTGCCGTTCCTGCTGCGCGAGCGGGCCGACATCCCGCTGGTGGGGTCCCGCCTCACCCTGGCGCTGATCGAGGCCAAGCTCACCGAGCACCGCCTGCGGCCGGTCACCATCGGCGTCACCGAGGGCGAGCGGCGCTCCTTCGGCCCGTTCGACCTGGAATTTCTGGCGGTCAACCACTCCATCCCCGACGCGCTGGCGGTGGCCGTGCGCACCCCCGCCGGGCTGGTGCTGCACACCGGCGACTTCAAGATGGACCAGCTGCCGCTGGACGGACGGCTGACCGACCTGGGCGGTTTCGCCCGCCTCGGCGCCGAGGGCATCGACCTTTTGATGTGCGACTCCACCAACGCCGAGGTGCCCGGCTTCGTCACCAGCGAGCGCGAGATCGGCCCGGTGATCGACGAGGTGTTCCGCACCGCCGACGAGCGGATCATCGTGGCCTGCTTCGCCTCCCACATCCACCGGGTGCAGCAGGTGCTGGACGCCGCCGCCGCCAACGGCCGCAAGGTCTGCTTCGTCGGCCGCTCCATGGTGCGCAACATGGGAGTGGCCGGCGAGCTGGGCTACCTGAAGGTGCCCGAGGGCATCCTCATCGAGCAGCGGCAGATCGACGACGTCCCGCCCGACCGGCTGGTGCTGGTGTGCACCGGCTCCCAGGGCGAGCCGATGTCGGCGCTGTCGCGGATGGCCAACCGCGACCACCAGATCCGCATCACCGAGCGCGACACGGTGATGCTGGCCTCCTCGCTGATCCCCGGCAACGAGACCGCCGTCAACCGGGTCATCAACGGCCTCACCCGGTGGGGCGCCCGCGTCATCCACAAGGGCAACGCGCTGGTGCACGTGTCCGGGCACGCCTCGGCGGGCGAGCTGCTGTATGTGCTCAACCTCACCAAGCCCAGCAACTTCATGCCCATCCACGGCGAGTGGCGGCACCTGAAGGCCAACGCCCGCCTGGCCGCGCTGACCGGCGTGCCCGAGGAGAACATCGTCCTCGCCGAGGACGGCGTGGTGGTGGACCTGGTCGACGGGCGGGCCTCCATCACCGGCGCGGTCCCCGCCGGCTACGTCTACGTCGACGGCCTGTCGGTCGGCGAGATCACCGAGACCTCCCTGAAGGACCGGCGGATCCTCGGCGAGGAGGGGTTCGTCTCCATCGTCGTCGGCGTCGACGCCTCCACCGGCAAGGTGGTGGCCGGCCCGGAGATCCACGCCCGCGGCGCCGGCATCGCCGATGAGGACTTCGAGGAGGTCATCGAGCGGATCGAGGAGGTGCTGCAGGAGGCCGCCGCCGAGGGCGTCAACGAGCTGCACCAGCTCAGCCAGCTGATCCGCCGCACCGTCGGCCGCTGGGTCAATGAGAACTACCGCCGCCGTCCCATGATCGTCCCGGTGGTGGTCGAGGTCTGA
- a CDS encoding 1,4-dihydroxy-2-naphthoate polyprenyltransferase, protein MATLAQWIAGSRPRTLPASLVPVAVGTGIAAGEGRVIWWRAALAAIVALALQIGVNYSNDYSDGVRGTDDERVGPLRLVGSGAAGPRQVLAAALGCFLVAAVAGLVLAAVTTWWLLLVGLAAIVAAWFYTGGKNPYGYRALGEVSVFVFFGLVAVVGTVYVQAERLPWEAWAAAVPVGLLACALLVANNLRDIPSDTRAGKRTLAVVLGGPRTRILYAACVSLPYPIALAMSAPHPWVLLAMLSTPLSLPPLQKVMQGAKGAELIPVLGETGRLQVAYGTLLAIGLAL, encoded by the coding sequence GTGGCCACGCTCGCGCAGTGGATCGCCGGATCCCGCCCTCGCACCCTGCCCGCCTCCCTGGTCCCGGTCGCCGTCGGAACCGGGATCGCCGCGGGCGAGGGCCGGGTCATCTGGTGGCGCGCCGCCCTGGCGGCGATCGTCGCCCTGGCGCTGCAGATCGGCGTCAACTATTCCAACGACTACAGCGACGGCGTCCGCGGCACCGACGATGAGCGGGTCGGCCCGCTGCGGTTGGTCGGCTCCGGCGCCGCCGGGCCCCGGCAAGTGCTGGCCGCCGCGCTGGGCTGTTTTCTGGTCGCCGCCGTCGCCGGGCTGGTGCTGGCCGCGGTGACGACCTGGTGGCTGCTGCTGGTGGGCCTGGCCGCGATCGTGGCCGCCTGGTTCTACACCGGCGGCAAGAACCCTTACGGGTACCGGGCGCTGGGCGAGGTGTCGGTGTTCGTCTTCTTCGGCCTGGTGGCCGTGGTCGGCACCGTCTATGTGCAGGCCGAGCGCCTGCCGTGGGAGGCGTGGGCCGCGGCGGTCCCGGTCGGGCTGCTGGCGTGCGCCCTGCTGGTGGCCAACAACCTGCGCGACATCCCCTCCGACACCCGGGCCGGCAAGCGGACCTTGGCGGTGGTGCTCGGGGGGCCGCGCACCAGGATCCTGTACGCCGCGTGCGTCTCCCTGCCCTACCCCATCGCGCTGGCGATGTCCGCCCCGCACCCGTGGGTGCTGCTGGCGATGCTGTCCACCCCGTTGTCGCTGCCGCCCCTGCAGAAGGTGATGCAGGGCGCCAAGGGCGCCGAGCTGATCCCCGTGCTGGGCGAGACCGGACGTCTGCAGGTCGCCTACGGGACGCTGCTGGCCATCGGGCTGGCCCTGTAG
- the rimO gene encoding 30S ribosomal protein S12 methylthiotransferase RimO, producing the protein MSARRTVCMVTLGCARNEVDSEELAARLEDAGWTLVDEAGQAGVVVVNTCGFIDAAKKDSIDTLLAVHDSGAKVVAAGCLAERYGAELAESLPEADAVLSFDDYAHIGERLEEVLAGIRRPAHTPRDRRTLLPITPVARREKARDVAIPGHGELPEGLAPASGPRVLRRRLEGGPVAPLKLASGCDRRCTFCAIPAFRGAYVSRDPQEVLAEAAWLAERGVREVVLVSENSTSYGKDLGDLRALEKLLPQLAAIDGIERVRLSYLQPAELRPGLIEVLCTTPGVAPYFDLSFQHASGPVLRRMRRFGDRETFGELLARIRDKAPDAGVRSNFIVGFPGETEDDLEELMAFLSEARLDAIGVFGYSDEEGTEAAALDGKLDEEEIAHRVAEVSHLAEELTAQRAEERIGTTVRVLLEEQVEPGVFEGRAEHQAPEVDGTVLVRGRGLAVGEFVTATVVDCEGVDLVAEPAPADAPVAGVATADAP; encoded by the coding sequence ATGTCCGCTCGCCGCACTGTCTGCATGGTCACCCTCGGCTGCGCGCGCAACGAGGTCGACTCCGAGGAACTCGCCGCCCGGCTGGAGGACGCCGGCTGGACGCTGGTCGACGAGGCCGGCCAGGCCGGTGTGGTGGTGGTCAACACCTGCGGTTTCATCGACGCCGCCAAGAAGGACTCCATCGACACCCTGCTGGCCGTCCACGACAGCGGCGCCAAGGTGGTGGCGGCCGGCTGCCTGGCCGAACGGTACGGGGCCGAACTGGCCGAATCGCTGCCCGAGGCCGACGCCGTGCTGAGCTTCGACGACTACGCCCACATCGGCGAGCGGCTCGAGGAGGTCCTGGCCGGGATCCGCCGTCCCGCGCACACCCCCCGGGACCGGCGCACCCTGCTGCCGATCACCCCGGTCGCGCGCCGGGAGAAGGCCCGCGATGTGGCCATCCCCGGCCACGGCGAGCTGCCCGAGGGCCTGGCGCCGGCCTCCGGCCCGCGGGTGCTGCGGCGGCGGCTGGAGGGCGGCCCGGTCGCCCCGCTCAAACTGGCCTCCGGCTGCGACCGGCGCTGCACGTTCTGCGCCATCCCGGCCTTCCGCGGCGCCTATGTCTCCCGCGACCCGCAGGAGGTGCTGGCCGAGGCCGCCTGGCTGGCCGAACGCGGCGTGCGGGAGGTGGTCCTGGTCAGTGAGAACTCCACCTCCTACGGCAAGGACCTGGGCGACCTGCGGGCCCTGGAGAAGCTGCTGCCGCAACTGGCGGCGATCGACGGCATCGAGCGGGTGCGGCTGAGTTACCTGCAGCCGGCCGAGCTGAGACCCGGCCTGATCGAGGTGCTGTGCACCACGCCCGGCGTGGCCCCCTACTTCGACCTGTCCTTCCAGCACGCCAGCGGGCCGGTGCTGCGCCGCATGCGCCGCTTCGGCGACCGGGAGACCTTCGGGGAGCTGCTGGCCCGCATCCGCGACAAGGCCCCCGATGCGGGCGTGCGCTCCAACTTCATCGTGGGCTTCCCCGGCGAGACCGAAGACGACCTGGAGGAGCTGATGGCCTTCTTGAGCGAGGCCCGGCTGGATGCGATCGGCGTCTTCGGCTACTCCGACGAAGAGGGCACCGAGGCGGCGGCGCTGGACGGCAAGCTGGACGAAGAGGAGATCGCCCACCGGGTCGCGGAAGTGTCGCACCTGGCCGAGGAACTGACCGCGCAGCGCGCCGAGGAACGGATCGGCACCACCGTGCGGGTGCTGCTGGAGGAGCAGGTGGAACCAGGGGTCTTCGAAGGGCGGGCCGAGCACCAGGCTCCCGAGGTGGACGGCACGGTGCTGGTACGGGGCCGGGGTCTGGCCGTGGGCGAGTTCGTCACCGCCACCGTGGTGGACTGCGAGGGCGTCGATCTGGTGGCGGAGCCCGCACCCGCCGATGCTCCGGTGGCCGGGGTCGCCACGGCGGACGCGCCATGA
- a CDS encoding helix-turn-helix domain-containing protein, translating to MSIGETLATARQTAGLTISQVSERTRIRASVIRGIEADDFASCGGNFYARGHIRSIAKVVGIDPEPLIREFDRKYGALEPTSAAAAFESERPVKIAEPRSPNWTAAMAVALVLVVLYGIVRVLDGGATDPQTAQPVAQPSRAALPAQSATATPAPDAVAAVPRKNVQLRVKAKRSSWLNVRDEKGRQLFSGLLASGKSMEWTAKKRIYILIGNGGGVELTVNGKKLGSPGTDGQVLRLDFGPGDPEGT from the coding sequence GTGAGCATCGGTGAGACCTTGGCAACCGCCCGTCAGACAGCAGGTCTCACCATCAGTCAGGTGAGCGAGCGGACCCGGATCCGGGCCAGCGTGATCCGCGGCATCGAGGCCGACGACTTCGCCTCCTGCGGCGGCAACTTCTATGCCCGCGGCCACATCCGCAGCATCGCCAAGGTCGTCGGGATCGACCCCGAGCCGTTGATCCGCGAGTTCGACCGCAAATACGGCGCGCTGGAACCGACGTCGGCCGCCGCGGCCTTCGAATCGGAACGGCCGGTGAAGATCGCCGAGCCTCGTTCGCCCAACTGGACCGCGGCCATGGCGGTGGCGTTGGTGCTGGTGGTGCTGTACGGGATCGTCCGGGTGCTGGACGGCGGCGCCACCGATCCGCAGACCGCCCAGCCGGTGGCGCAGCCCAGCCGGGCCGCCCTGCCCGCGCAGTCCGCCACGGCCACCCCCGCCCCCGATGCGGTGGCGGCGGTGCCCCGCAAGAACGTCCAGCTGCGGGTGAAGGCCAAGCGCTCCAGCTGGCTCAACGTCCGGGACGAAAAAGGCAGGCAGCTGTTCAGCGGGCTGCTGGCGTCCGGCAAGAGCATGGAGTGGACCGCCAAAAAGCGCATCTACATCCTGATCGGCAACGGCGGCGGGGTCGAGCTCACCGTCAACGGCAAGAAACTGGGCTCCCCCGGCACCGACGGCCAGGTGCTGCGCCTTGACTTCGGCCCCGGCGACCCGGAGGGCACCTGA
- a CDS encoding MFS transporter yields the protein MSVPATALAPALPAERSGRRHRLALVIMSLGVSLVVVDGTIAGVLTPRLVAELGLTTSGAEWVSSIYPMVFAALLIPLGRVGDLVGRRRAFAVGVAVFTAAGLLAALARDGATLIAARALQGVGASMIMPATLATMNAVFTGRRRAMAFGIWGALVGGMAALGPLLGGAIATALSWRWAFGVNVPLGLALLAGALAVMPETRQRGAAGIDPPGTALAVPALGALVFGLIEGPNYGWWEPVRPFTAGPYAWPGGLSPVPVALSLGLVLLAALVVVERVRAAAGRAVLLDPALLQIASFRRGGLTAALISVGELGLVFVLPLFLTGAHGTSPLHISLAIVPLALGAFLAGPPAGRLAGRWGPHRVVRWGLALEVAAVAMIGLTLTARTGGWGLAPWMLLYGVGLGLASAQLTSVCLAEVPAGRAGQASGMQSALRQVGAALGIALIGAVFATGLGRESAQRLERTALPAERRAAVVHQLRESAGTHAHDLSRTPGAEAEAGAARAALAAATRQAMWATAGILALGLLMSLRLRPVPASSPKESDPMTAQTGE from the coding sequence TTGAGCGTCCCCGCGACCGCCCTCGCCCCCGCACTGCCCGCAGAGCGATCCGGACGGCGCCACCGCCTGGCGCTGGTGATCATGAGCCTGGGCGTCTCGCTGGTGGTCGTCGACGGCACCATCGCCGGCGTGCTGACCCCCCGGCTCGTCGCCGAGCTGGGCCTGACCACCAGCGGCGCCGAGTGGGTCTCCTCGATCTACCCGATGGTGTTCGCCGCGCTGCTGATCCCCCTGGGCAGGGTCGGTGACCTGGTCGGACGGCGCCGGGCCTTCGCGGTGGGCGTGGCGGTGTTCACCGCGGCCGGGCTGCTGGCGGCGCTGGCGCGCGACGGCGCCACGCTGATCGCCGCCCGGGCGCTGCAAGGCGTCGGCGCCTCGATGATCATGCCGGCCACCCTGGCCACCATGAACGCCGTCTTCACCGGGCGGCGGCGGGCCATGGCCTTCGGCATCTGGGGCGCCCTGGTCGGCGGGATGGCCGCGCTGGGCCCGCTGCTGGGCGGCGCCATCGCGACCGCGCTGAGCTGGCGCTGGGCGTTCGGCGTCAACGTGCCGCTGGGGCTGGCGCTGCTGGCCGGGGCGCTGGCGGTGATGCCCGAGACCCGGCAGCGCGGCGCGGCCGGCATCGACCCGCCGGGCACGGCGCTGGCCGTGCCGGCCCTGGGCGCGCTGGTCTTCGGGCTGATCGAAGGCCCCAACTACGGCTGGTGGGAACCCGTGCGGCCGTTCACCGCAGGCCCCTACGCCTGGCCGGGCGGCCTGTCGCCGGTGCCGGTGGCGCTGAGCCTGGGGCTGGTGCTGCTGGCCGCCCTGGTGGTGGTCGAACGGGTGCGCGCCGCGGCGGGACGGGCGGTGCTGCTGGACCCGGCGCTGCTGCAGATCGCCTCTTTCCGGCGCGGCGGCCTGACCGCCGCGCTGATCAGCGTGGGGGAACTGGGCCTGGTGTTCGTGCTGCCGCTGTTTTTGACCGGCGCGCACGGCACCTCGCCCCTGCACATCAGCCTGGCCATCGTGCCGCTGGCCCTGGGGGCGTTCCTGGCCGGGCCGCCGGCGGGCCGCCTGGCGGGCCGGTGGGGTCCCCACCGGGTGGTGCGGTGGGGCCTGGCCCTGGAGGTCGCCGCGGTGGCCATGATCGGGCTGACGCTGACGGCGCGCACCGGCGGGTGGGGGCTGGCCCCGTGGATGCTGCTGTACGGGGTCGGGCTGGGCCTGGCCTCCGCGCAGCTCACCAGCGTGTGCCTGGCCGAGGTGCCGGCCGGGCGCGCCGGGCAGGCCTCCGGCATGCAGTCGGCCCTCCGGCAGGTCGGCGCGGCGCTGGGCATCGCGCTCATCGGCGCGGTGTTCGCCACCGGGCTGGGCCGCGAAAGCGCCCAGCGGCTGGAGCGCACCGCGCTGCCGGCCGAGCGGCGGGCCGCCGTCGTCCACCAGCTGCGGGAGAGCGCCGGCACCCACGCCCACGACCTGAGCCGCACACCGGGGGCGGAGGCCGAGGCCGGCGCGGCCCGTGCCGCGCTGGCCGCCGCCACCCGCCAGGCGATGTGGGCCACCGCCGGCATCCTGGCGCTGGGTCTGCTGATGAGCCTGCGGCTGCGGCCGGTCCCCGCCTCCTCCCCCAAGGAGTCCGATCCCATGACCGCACAGACAGGAGAGTGA
- the dapA gene encoding 4-hydroxy-tetrahydrodipicolinate synthase, with protein sequence MAPTTASDAPFGRMLTAMVTPMTPDGEVDYDGAARLAAYLVDEQRNDGLVVSGTTGEAPTTSDEEKDRLLRAVLEAVGDRATVVAGVGTNDTAHTLELARRAERAGAHGLLVVTPYYNKPPQEGLLAHFTAVADATGLPNMLYDIPGRTGVPIHTDTLLRLAEHPRIVAVKDAKGDLFAASRVMAATDLVFYSGDDNLNLPWLSVGAAGFVSVIGHVVGADLHEMIEAYRSGDTGRALAIHRRLLPVVTAIMTRTQGAIATKAALGLLGLPGGTLRPPLAPATPEFVARLREDLAQGGVKVQEVEA encoded by the coding sequence ATGGCACCCACTACTGCAAGTGACGCGCCGTTCGGCCGGATGCTGACCGCGATGGTCACCCCGATGACCCCCGACGGCGAGGTGGACTACGACGGCGCCGCCCGCCTGGCGGCCTACCTGGTCGACGAGCAGCGCAACGACGGCCTGGTCGTCAGTGGCACGACCGGCGAGGCCCCCACCACCAGCGACGAGGAGAAGGACCGCCTGCTGCGGGCGGTGCTGGAGGCGGTGGGCGACCGCGCCACGGTGGTGGCCGGTGTGGGCACCAACGACACCGCTCACACCCTGGAGCTGGCCCGGCGGGCCGAACGGGCCGGGGCGCACGGGCTGCTGGTCGTCACGCCCTACTACAACAAGCCCCCTCAGGAGGGCCTGCTGGCCCACTTCACCGCGGTCGCCGACGCCACGGGGCTGCCCAACATGCTCTACGACATCCCCGGCCGCACCGGTGTGCCGATCCACACCGACACGCTGCTGCGCCTGGCCGAGCACCCCCGCATCGTCGCCGTCAAGGACGCCAAGGGCGACCTGTTCGCCGCCTCCCGGGTCATGGCCGCCACCGACCTGGTCTTCTACTCCGGCGACGACAACCTGAATCTGCCCTGGCTGTCAGTGGGAGCCGCCGGGTTCGTCAGCGTTATCGGACATGTCGTCGGGGCAGACCTGCATGAGATGATCGAGGCGTACCGAAGCGGCGACACCGGCCGGGCGCTGGCGATCCACCGCCGGCTGCTGCCCGTCGTCACCGCCATCATGACCCGCACGCAGGGCGCCATCGCCACCAAGGCGGCCCTGGGCCTGCTGGGCCTGCCGGGCGGTACGTTGCGGCCGCCGCTGGCGCCGGCGACGCCGGAGTTCGTGGCGCGGCTGCGCGAAGACCTCGCACAGGGGGGAGTCAAGGTGCAGGAGGTTGAGGCATGA
- a CDS encoding GNAT family N-acetyltransferase, with translation MADVGVRPARRADAAAVADVQVRAWREGYRELLPAKVLAEVTAPQAAAVWRERWLQAITDPPSPRHRLLVAVSAELVVGFAAHAPAEDPDLDAATTAELVTLLVDPVHGRAGHGSRLLAATADLLGKDGFATVVCWVFEQDAVMRRFLGSAGWAPDGARRVLDMGEPVPMIRMHTDISGGTRRL, from the coding sequence ATGGCCGATGTCGGCGTACGGCCCGCCCGCCGGGCGGACGCGGCGGCGGTCGCCGACGTGCAGGTGCGGGCCTGGCGAGAGGGGTACCGGGAGCTGCTGCCGGCGAAGGTGCTGGCCGAGGTGACCGCGCCGCAGGCGGCGGCGGTGTGGCGGGAGCGCTGGCTGCAGGCGATCACCGACCCGCCCAGCCCGCGGCACCGGCTGCTGGTGGCCGTCTCCGCCGAGCTGGTGGTGGGGTTCGCCGCGCACGCCCCCGCCGAGGACCCGGACCTGGATGCGGCCACCACCGCCGAGCTGGTGACGCTGCTGGTCGACCCGGTGCACGGCCGGGCCGGGCACGGCAGCCGGCTGCTGGCCGCCACCGCCGACCTGCTGGGCAAGGACGGCTTCGCCACCGTGGTCTGCTGGGTCTTCGAGCAGGACGCGGTGATGCGCCGCTTCCTGGGCTCGGCGGGCTGGGCCCCCGACGGCGCCCGGCGCGTGCTGGACATGGGCGAACCGGTGCCGATGATCCGGATGCACACCGATATCTCCGGCGGCACCCGGCGTCTGTGA